A region of the Mesotoga infera genome:
AAGAGATAAAGATTTTCAAGATCATCAGAACAAGGCTGTATCCCGGGTATGTCTTCATCGAAATGATAATGAACGAAGAGACGTGGAATGTTGTCAAGAATACTCCAAATGTTGTCAACTTCGTTTCGGTAGGCGGTCAGCCTGTACAGCTCAAGGAAAAAGAGATAAAAGCCTTGTTGAGGTTGGTGGGAATTGAACAGTATGAAGAACATTCAGGCGGTCCAGTCAAGATAGAAGTTGATTTTGATATTGGCGAGGTCGTAAGAATCAATACAGGTCCATTTGAAGACTTTGTAGGAAAAGTGACAAGTCTAGATCCTGAAAGACAAGAATTGAAAGTAGTGGTCAGTATCTTTGGAAGAGAGACGCCAGTTATCCTCAGTTTGTCTGAGGTTGAGAAAATAGTCTGATCTACGAAAAAGTGGGAGGGTTACGCCCTTTAACCACAAGGAGGTAAGAAAATATGTCTAAGAAGGTCATTGCCCAAATCAAGCTACAGCTTGAAGCGGGGAAGGCTACACCAGCACCTCCAGTAGGACCGGCTCTCGGTCAGCATGGAGTGAATATCATGGGGTTCTGTAAGCAGTTCAATGCAGAGACTTCAGACAAAGCCGGTATGGTGCTGCCGGTAGTTATTTCGGTATATGCAGACAGATCCTTCAGCTTCATCCTCAAAACTCCGCCCGCCAGCTTCCTGTTGCTTAAAGCCGCGGGAATCCAGAAGGGCTCTGGAGTTCCTAATCGTGAGAAGGTTGGAAAAGTTACCAGGGCGCAACTGGAGGAAATTGCGAAAGTCAAAATGCCCGATCTCAATGCCAGAACAGTCGATGCCGCCGCGAAGATTATTGCCGGAACTGCTCGCAACATGGGCATCGAAATCGTAGGTTGAGGAGGGGTTTGTATGCCGGTTAGATCAAAGAGATACATTCAAGCTAGAGAGTCCGTTGACAGAGTCAGAGTTTACTCAGTCGAAGAGTCTATAGAGTTGCTAAAGAGTTTTCCGCCAACCAAGTTTGATGAGACTGTCGAGATGCATATAAAGCTCGGAATCGATCCTTCAAAGTCTGATCAGCAGGTTAGGGGTACAATTTCCCTTCCTCATGGAACAGGAAAGGATGTACGTGTTCTGGTGTTTGCCAAAGGAGAGCAGGCAGATGTTGCAAGACAGGCCGGAGCGGACTTCGTGGGCTCCGATGATCTTGTTCAGCAGATTCAAGGAGGCTGGACAGATTTTGATGTTGCGATTGCTACTCCTGATATGATGAGAGACATAGGCAGACTGGGTAAGGTCCTTGGGCCACGAGGCCTAATGCCGTCTCC
Encoded here:
- a CDS encoding 50S ribosomal protein L1 produces the protein MPVRSKRYIQARESVDRVRVYSVEESIELLKSFPPTKFDETVEMHIKLGIDPSKSDQQVRGTISLPHGTGKDVRVLVFAKGEQADVARQAGADFVGSDDLVQQIQGGWTDFDVAIATPDMMRDIGRLGKVLGPRGLMPSPKAGTVTTDVEDAVKGFKAGRIEVKNDKTGNLHLPVGKKSFESEKLRENFVSALNQITKMKPSGSKGRFVQRVFLTTTMGAGIKVDFVKETEK
- the rplK gene encoding 50S ribosomal protein L11 yields the protein MSKKVIAQIKLQLEAGKATPAPPVGPALGQHGVNIMGFCKQFNAETSDKAGMVLPVVISVYADRSFSFILKTPPASFLLLKAAGIQKGSGVPNREKVGKVTRAQLEEIAKVKMPDLNARTVDAAAKIIAGTARNMGIEIVG